The proteins below come from a single Desertibacillus haloalkaliphilus genomic window:
- the rplK gene encoding 50S ribosomal protein L11, translating into MAKKVIKVVKLQIPAGKANPAPPVGPALGQAGVNIMGFCKEFNARTSDQAGLIIPVEITVFEDRSFTFITKTPPAAVLLKKAAGIESGSGEPHITKVATIKRDKVREIAELKQPDLNAADVEAAMRMVEGTARSMGIVVED; encoded by the coding sequence GTGGCTAAAAAGGTAATTAAAGTTGTTAAATTACAAATTCCTGCTGGAAAAGCAAATCCAGCGCCGCCAGTAGGGCCTGCACTAGGACAAGCTGGTGTAAATATTATGGGCTTTTGTAAAGAATTCAATGCTCGTACTTCTGATCAAGCTGGTTTAATTATTCCGGTTGAAATTACAGTATTTGAAGACCGTTCCTTTACATTTATTACAAAGACCCCACCTGCTGCTGTACTTCTTAAGAAAGCAGCTGGTATCGAGTCTGGTTCTGGTGAACCGCATATTACCAAGGTTGCTACAATCAAACGTGATAAAGTACGTGAGATTGCTGAATTAAAACAACCTGACCTTAACGCAGCAGATGTTGAAGCTGCAATGCGTATGGTTGAAGGAACAGCTCGTAGTATGGGTATCGTTGTTGAAGACTAA
- the nusG gene encoding transcription termination/antitermination protein NusG: MEKNWYVVHTYSGYENKVKTNLEKRVESMEMTDKIFRVLVPVEEETEVKDGKSKSVTRKVFPGYVIVEMVMTDDSWYVVRNTPGVTGFVGSSGAGSKPTPLLPEEVDSILKQMGVNEPKADIDFDIKESVKVKEGPFANFIGTIEEIETEKQKVKVHVNMFGRETPVELDFTQVEKI, encoded by the coding sequence ATGGAGAAAAATTGGTATGTAGTTCATACGTATTCGGGGTATGAAAATAAAGTAAAGACAAATCTAGAAAAACGTGTCGAGTCCATGGAAATGACGGATAAAATCTTTAGAGTTTTAGTTCCTGTTGAGGAAGAAACTGAGGTTAAAGATGGAAAGAGTAAATCGGTCACTCGAAAAGTGTTTCCAGGGTACGTCATTGTAGAAATGGTGATGACTGACGATTCTTGGTATGTTGTGAGAAACACTCCAGGTGTTACAGGATTTGTTGGCTCTTCTGGTGCTGGGTCAAAACCGACCCCGCTATTACCTGAGGAAGTTGATTCAATCTTAAAACAAATGGGCGTTAATGAACCAAAAGCAGACATTGATTTTGATATAAAAGAATCTGTTAAAGTGAAGGAAGGGCCGTTTGCGAACTTTATCGGTACGATTGAAGAGATCGAAACAGAGAAACAAAAGGTCAAAGTTCACGTTAATATGTTTGGTCGTGAAACCCCAGTAGAATTGGATTTCACTCAGGTGGAAAAGATTTAA
- the secE gene encoding preprotein translocase subunit SecE codes for MAGGVKSFGKFLQDVVREMKRVSWPTRKELTRYTWIVIGTVFFISVFFAIVDLGISSLVRAILG; via the coding sequence ATGGCTGGTGGTGTGAAGAGTTTTGGTAAGTTTCTACAAGACGTTGTGCGAGAAATGAAAAGAGTAAGTTGGCCGACACGTAAGGAGCTAACAAGATATACTTGGATTGTAATCGGTACAGTTTTCTTTATTTCAGTTTTCTTTGCAATTGTAGATTTAGGGATCTCTTCTTTAGTGAGAGCCATTCTAGGATAG
- the rpmG gene encoding 50S ribosomal protein L33, protein MRNKIILACTTCKSRNYTTEKNKQTHTDRIEMKKFCKTCSAHTLHQETK, encoded by the coding sequence ATGCGGAATAAAATTATACTTGCATGCACGACGTGTAAATCACGCAATTATACAACAGAAAAGAATAAACAAACACACACCGACCGCATTGAAATGAAAAAGTTTTGTAAAACATGTAGTGCTCATACCCTTCATCAAGAAACAAAATAA